One segment of Macaca fascicularis isolate 582-1 chromosome 2, T2T-MFA8v1.1 DNA contains the following:
- the SAMD7 gene encoding sterile alpha motif domain-containing protein 7 isoform X1, whose product MTNSVMAVNPLLTPTGQQTIPLIPSPFGPPTVDRDVLPSTVAPTDPRQFCVPSQFGSSVLPNTNMPNVLSSRIYPGWGILPPESIKAVARRNEMIQRHHTARTEMEMYAIYQQRRMEKINPKGLAGLGIPFLYGSGVPAAPTPYHGRSMLPAGDLHFHRSTLRNLQGNPMLVATAPHFEESWGQRCRRLRKGTGNQKAPDSDAESSKSQAEEKILGQTHAVPYEEDRYAKDPEIEASSNQKSSEANETPTTALDNACGEPEPTHRKPWGSHTITLKAKTWDDGKEEASEQIFATCDEKNGVCPPVPRPSLPGTHALVTIGGNLSLDEDIQKWTVDDVHSFISSLPGCSDYAQVFKDHAIDGETLPLLTEEHLRGTMGLKLGPALKIQSQVSQHVGSMFYKKTLSFPVRQAFDQPADTSPLLDSNSWSDTMSIFCPQDTIIPKGIERDSMRN is encoded by the exons ATGACAAACTCGGTGATGGCTGTGAACCCTTTATTGACACCAACAGGGCAGCAGACGATCCCACTGATTCCCTCACCATTTGGGCCTCCAACTGTGGACAG AGATGTACTGCCTTCCACTGTAGCTCCAACTGACCCAAGACAGTTTTGCGTTCCTTCCCAATTTGGATCCTCTGTTCTACCAAACACAAATATGCCAAATGTGTTGTCCAGTCGGATATACCCAG gttggGGCATTTTACCACCTGAATCCATAAAGGCAGTGGCCAGAAGGAATGAAATGATTCAGAGGCATCATACTGCCAG gacaGAAATGGAAATGTATGCTATTTACCAGCAAAGGAGAATGGAAAAAATTAATCCCAAGGGACTGGCAGGCCTAGGGATACCCTTCCTCTATGGCTCCGGTGTCCCAGCTGCCCCAACTCCCTACCATGGCAGGAGCATGCTCCCTGCCGGTGACCTGCATTTTCACAGAAGCACCCTCAGGAACCTTCAGGGAAACCCCATGCTAGTGGCAACCGCACCACACTTTGAGGAGAGCTGGGGGCAGAGATGTCGTCGACTCAGGAAAGGTACAGGGAATCAAAAAGCTCCAGACAGTGATGCTGAGAGTTCCAAAAGTCAAGCAGAGGAAAAAATCCTAGGTCAGACTCATGCAGTTCCCTATGAAGAGGATCGTTATGCAAAAGACCCAGAAATCGAGGCATCCAGCAACCAGAAGTCAAGTGAAGCGAATGAAACACCAACGACAGCTCTTGACAACGCCTGTGGAGAGCCCGAGCCCACCCATAGGAAACCCTGGGGGTCTCACACCATTACCCTGAAAGCAAAGACCTGGGACGATGGGAAAGAGGAGGCTTCAGAGCAGATTTTTGCAACCTGTGATGAAAAGAATGGGGTTTGCCCTCCAGTTCCTCGACCGTCTCTGCCAG gaACACATGCACTGGTTACAATTGGGGGGAATCTTTCTTTGGATGAAGATATTCAGAAGTGGACCGTGGATGATGTGCACAGCTTCATTAGCAGCCTTCCAGGTTGTTCAGACTACGCTCAG GTATTTAAGGATCATGCAATTGATGGAGAAACTTTGCCATTACTCACAGAAGAGCATCTTCGAGGAACTATGGGATTAAAGCTAGGGCCAGCACTAAAAATTCAATCACAG GTATCTCAGCATGTGGGAAGTATGTTCTACAAGAAAACTCTTTCATTTCCTGTAAGACAAGCATTTGATCAACCAGCAGATACATCCCCTCTTTTGGATTCTAATTCCTGGAGTGATACAATGAGCATTTTTTGTCCCCAGGATACAATAATTCCTAAAGGAATTGAGCGAGATAGTATGAGAAACTAA
- the SAMD7 gene encoding sterile alpha motif domain-containing protein 7 isoform X2, whose protein sequence is MEMYAIYQQRRMEKINPKGLAGLGIPFLYGSGVPAAPTPYHGRSMLPAGDLHFHRSTLRNLQGNPMLVATAPHFEESWGQRCRRLRKGTGNQKAPDSDAESSKSQAEEKILGQTHAVPYEEDRYAKDPEIEASSNQKSSEANETPTTALDNACGEPEPTHRKPWGSHTITLKAKTWDDGKEEASEQIFATCDEKNGVCPPVPRPSLPGTHALVTIGGNLSLDEDIQKWTVDDVHSFISSLPGCSDYAQVFKDHAIDGETLPLLTEEHLRGTMGLKLGPALKIQSQVSQHVGSMFYKKTLSFPVRQAFDQPADTSPLLDSNSWSDTMSIFCPQDTIIPKGIERDSMRN, encoded by the exons ATGGAAATGTATGCTATTTACCAGCAAAGGAGAATGGAAAAAATTAATCCCAAGGGACTGGCAGGCCTAGGGATACCCTTCCTCTATGGCTCCGGTGTCCCAGCTGCCCCAACTCCCTACCATGGCAGGAGCATGCTCCCTGCCGGTGACCTGCATTTTCACAGAAGCACCCTCAGGAACCTTCAGGGAAACCCCATGCTAGTGGCAACCGCACCACACTTTGAGGAGAGCTGGGGGCAGAGATGTCGTCGACTCAGGAAAGGTACAGGGAATCAAAAAGCTCCAGACAGTGATGCTGAGAGTTCCAAAAGTCAAGCAGAGGAAAAAATCCTAGGTCAGACTCATGCAGTTCCCTATGAAGAGGATCGTTATGCAAAAGACCCAGAAATCGAGGCATCCAGCAACCAGAAGTCAAGTGAAGCGAATGAAACACCAACGACAGCTCTTGACAACGCCTGTGGAGAGCCCGAGCCCACCCATAGGAAACCCTGGGGGTCTCACACCATTACCCTGAAAGCAAAGACCTGGGACGATGGGAAAGAGGAGGCTTCAGAGCAGATTTTTGCAACCTGTGATGAAAAGAATGGGGTTTGCCCTCCAGTTCCTCGACCGTCTCTGCCAG gaACACATGCACTGGTTACAATTGGGGGGAATCTTTCTTTGGATGAAGATATTCAGAAGTGGACCGTGGATGATGTGCACAGCTTCATTAGCAGCCTTCCAGGTTGTTCAGACTACGCTCAG GTATTTAAGGATCATGCAATTGATGGAGAAACTTTGCCATTACTCACAGAAGAGCATCTTCGAGGAACTATGGGATTAAAGCTAGGGCCAGCACTAAAAATTCAATCACAG GTATCTCAGCATGTGGGAAGTATGTTCTACAAGAAAACTCTTTCATTTCCTGTAAGACAAGCATTTGATCAACCAGCAGATACATCCCCTCTTTTGGATTCTAATTCCTGGAGTGATACAATGAGCATTTTTTGTCCCCAGGATACAATAATTCCTAAAGGAATTGAGCGAGATAGTATGAGAAACTAA